In the Hordeum vulgare subsp. vulgare chromosome 7H, MorexV3_pseudomolecules_assembly, whole genome shotgun sequence genome, one interval contains:
- the LOC123412038 gene encoding cortical cell-delineating protein-like: MAPSKLALFLALNLVLLAAVQGCGPYCPPVVPTPPILPPSVPSTGGGSCSINTLKLGVCANVLNLLKLKIGVPANEQCCPLLGGLADLDAAVCLCTAIRANILGIKLNVPIDLTLLLNQCGKKCPTNFTCPI, translated from the coding sequence ATGGCGCCCTCCAAGCTCGCCCTCTTCCTCGCCCTGAACCTTGTCCTCCTTGCCGCCGTGCAGGGCTGCGGTCCCTACTGCCCACCGGTCGTCCCCACCCCGCCGATCCTTCCACCGTCCGTGCCGTCGACCGGCGGGGGCAGCTGCTCGATCAACACGTTGAAGCTGGGCGTGTGCGCCAACGTGCTGAACCTGCTGAAGCTCAAGATCGGCGTGCCGGCGAACGAGCAGTGCTGCCCACTCCTGGGCGGGCTCGCCGACCTCGACGCCGCCGTGTGCCTCTGCACCGCCATCAGGGCCAACATCCTCGGCATTAAGCTCAACGTCCCCATCGACCTGACCCTCCTCCTCAACCAGTGCGGCAAGAAGTGCCCAACCAACTTCACCTGCCCCATCTGA
- the LOC123412039 gene encoding cortical cell-delineating protein-like, producing the protein MAPSKLAFFIALNLVLLAAVQGCGPYCPPVVPTPPIGGGSCSINTLKLGVCANVLNLLKLKIGVPANEQCCPLLGGLADLDAAVCLCTAIRANILGIKLNVPIDLTLLLNQCGKKCPANFTCPM; encoded by the coding sequence ATGGCGCCTTCCAAGCTCGCCTTCTTCATCGCTCTGAACCTGGTCCTCCTTGCCGCCGTGCAGGGCTGCGGTCCCTACTGCCCACCGGTCGTCCCCACCCCGCCGATCGGCGGGGGCAGCTGCTCGATCAACACGCTGAAGCTGGGCGTCTGCGCCAACGTGCTGAACCTGCTGAAGCTTAAGATTGGCGTGCCGGCGAACGAGCAGTGCTGCCCACTCCTGGGCGGGCTCGCCGACCTCGACGCCGCCGTGTGCCTCTGCACCGCCATCAGGGCCAACATCCTCGGCATCAAGCTCAATGTCCCCATCGACCTCACCCTCCTACTCAACCAGTGCGGCAAGAAGTGCCCCGCCAACTTCACCTGCCCCATGTGA